A genomic window from Labeo rohita strain BAU-BD-2019 chromosome 6, IGBB_LRoh.1.0, whole genome shotgun sequence includes:
- the tac3b gene encoding tachykinin-3b isoform X1 — MSCGWLLVLFSHVLLLLACPGLSRCALDYASITDNSDPQSEHNEKRYNDIDYDSFIGLMGRRSAGTNRDTNSPFRPNMNDIFIGLLGRRNTVPAIPAWRGQRRGNIFLKDRKLRFCCGV, encoded by the exons ATGTCCTGCGGTTGGTTGCTCGTGTTGTTCTCTCATGTGCTGCTGTTGCTCGCTTGTCCTGGACTATCGCGCTGTGCGCTCGACTATGCGTCAATCACG GACAACAGCGACCCCCAGTCTGAGCACAATGAGAAACGATATAATGATATCGATTATGACAGTTTCATCGGCCTAATGGGCAGGAGGAGTGCAG GAACAAATCGTGACACAAATTCACCATTTAGAC CTAATATGAATGACATCTTTATTGGATTGTTGGGACGGAGAAACACTGTGCCTG CTATTCCTGCTTGGAGAGGACAGAGAAGAGGCAACATTTTCTTAAAGGACAGAAAGCTGAG GTTTTGCTGTGGTGTATGA
- the tac3b gene encoding tachykinin-3b isoform X2 — protein MSCGWLLVLFSHVLLLLACPGLSRCALDYASITDNSDPQSEHNEKRYNDIDYDSFIGLMGRRSAGTNRDTNSPFRPNMNDIFIGLLGRRNTVPAIPAWRGQRRGNIFLKDRKLR, from the exons ATGTCCTGCGGTTGGTTGCTCGTGTTGTTCTCTCATGTGCTGCTGTTGCTCGCTTGTCCTGGACTATCGCGCTGTGCGCTCGACTATGCGTCAATCACG GACAACAGCGACCCCCAGTCTGAGCACAATGAGAAACGATATAATGATATCGATTATGACAGTTTCATCGGCCTAATGGGCAGGAGGAGTGCAG GAACAAATCGTGACACAAATTCACCATTTAGAC CTAATATGAATGACATCTTTATTGGATTGTTGGGACGGAGAAACACTGTGCCTG CTATTCCTGCTTGGAGAGGACAGAGAAGAGGCAACATTTTCTTAAAGGACAGAAAGCTGAGGTGA
- the apof gene encoding uncharacterized protein apof, translating into MIKRNSKLKWLLVIHLLLSDVVFGRAPLPQSNPKPSVTSKMSQTEQVEKQVVEDDLAAAHRLVLNLSGSLQGQLALQSNASCAELSSGGWSGNGFSQELLGLAMVPVLVSAGCLFEAQALVMQLYAVLGQNDTHEFLQDILVLIKRGKERNSSHSEFKTPSSPSMLNSESQHHLQAVIFNIHQLAEVGENIDESKVRLRGQCNGWVRVKGTRFLGQAAEQSKRLSLEEAQQACGNLGFQCAGVTQDGDSVYYRVILRRGSRVVPSSNFESWILNCKVGSVRWRRNGIPQHQCVNEKEERVYTVVEWIPAVSTLYNLGTAVYYASVSCYDTAKERAIFSTVDLGTDALMAVTGGTAGVAGYALGAGLKTGVKAGIKYLLNSMKEEDDLIMNQNAWEDGTLTVQ; encoded by the coding sequence ATGATTAAAAGGAATTCAAAACTCAAATGGTTACTTGTCATCCACCTCTTACTATCTGATGTGGTATTTGGCAGAGCTCCACTCCCTCAAAGCAACCCGAAGCCTTCAGTGACTTCAAAAATGTCTCAGACAGAGCAGGTAGAAAAACAAGTGGTTGAAGATGATCTTGCCGCCGCCCATCGGTTGGTTTTAAACCTCTCAGGCTCTCTACAAGGTCAGCTGGCACTCCAAAGCAATGCAAGCTGTGCAGAGCTCTCTAGTGGAGGCTGGAGCGGAAATGGTTTCTCTCAGGAGCTACTAGGGTTGGCAATGGTGCCAGTGCTGGTGTCAGCAGGATGTTTGTTTGAAGCCCAAGCGCTGGTAATGCAACTCTATGCGGTGTTGGGGCAAAATGATACACATGAATTTTTACAGGACATTCTGGTGCTGATAAAGAGAGGAAAAGAGAGGAATTCATCACACAGTGAATTCAAAACTCCTTCATCTCCTTCTATGCTGAACTCTGAGTCACAGCACCACCTACaggctgttatttttaacattcatcAGCTAGCTGAGGTGGGTGAGAATATAGATGAGAGTAAAGTTAGGCTTAGGGGGCAATGCAATGGGTGGGTGAGGGTGAAAGGCACTCGGTTTCTCGGGCAGGCCGCAGAACAGAGCAAGCGACTCAGCCTTGAGGAAGCACAGCAGGCTTGTGGAAACTTGGGATTCCAATGTGCGGGTGTGACCCAGGATGGCGATTCTGTATATTATCGTGTTATCTTGAGGCGTGGAAGTCGCGTAGTGCCTTCATCGAACTTTGAGAGCTGGATTCTGAATTGCAAGGTCGGGTCTGTACGTTGGCGCAGAAACGGGATTCCccagcatcagtgtgtaaaTGAAAAAGAGGAGCGAGTGTATACAGTAGTGGAGTGGATTCCGGCAGTCTCAACGCTGTATAATCTGGGAACAGCCGTTTACTATGCTTCGGTTAGCTGCTATGACACTGCAAAAGAAAGAGCAATCTTCAGCACTGTGGATCTGGGCACAGACGCTCTCATGGCTGTAACGGGGGGAACCGCAGGGGTTGCTGGTTATGCATTGGGGGCTGGATTAAAAACGGGTGTGAAGGCAGGGATTAAATATCTTCTGAACAGCATGAAAGAGGAAGATGACCTGATAATGAACCAGAACGCCTGGGAGGATGGAACTCTCACTGTCCAATAA
- the stat2 gene encoding signal transducer and activator of transcription 2 has protein sequence MTQWERLQQLETVYSQRASDLYNGDEFPMEVRHYLAAWIEGQDWERASRDSSQAAFLFQVLLENLDNQFSRFAQERDSFLLQRNFRRYKQNFQKYQEEPCTLAAIINWFLVKEKEILNDAELAQQVQTLQVQPAAMELESQRQIEKKLKELKTKVEVMEHSIRCLEEQQDEFDFKYQTHRMDSCTEEEKKKQLEGLQKMLNALDKCRRNFLSDISVMLNTADVLRLALINEELVDWKRRQQKSCIGAPDDTSLEHLEKWFTQVIECMFQLQKFLQKLDELVGKMTYENDPIPAQKNCLKSKVDTLLTQLIKGSFVVESQPFMPQGRGPLVLRTNVQFSVKVRLLYKAPELNHVMKVTVSVNNSASQLKGFRKFNVLGTLSKALNMAESMNGGMVADFRHLTLKDQKVGGGGKGINDLSLSVTEELHQITFQTQFDYQGLSVPLETSSLPAVVISNSSQQQSAWASILWFNTLCPDPENVKFFETSPAATWPQFGEMLSWQFLSCGKRGLDNGQLETLAIKLFGKQQSYDNCKISWTKFSKENLPDTNFTLWVWLDGILNLVKLYLSDLWSDGSIMGFVSKGKERLLLKKKQDGTFLLRFSESIKDGGITFSWVQYGNNGEPSVQTVKPFTSADLKQIALPDILCNFRIMLVGNAPVNPLCYLYPNTPKDQAFGKYYSEKTGEENPYLKYLKTKLVFVSKENGCSGVREGPESDLFTQDRDPSPSSNAGDDDVLLHGSERSPMFSSSTIDAEMLNIILDSDAESMIPDEFPSSDLHISPSCLQLPFPECALLPEALSPEMNVNDTLQEFLNCPGILNNITLHIMQEKADDFIRDPGFQDHVYPNTPLTP, from the exons aTGACACAGTGGGAGCGATTGCAGCAGCTGGAAACAGTGTATTCACAGAGGGCATCTGATCTGTACAACGGAGATGAATTCCCAATGGAAGTGAGACATTACTTGGCAGCTTGGATCGAGGGCCAGGACTG GGAACGTGCTTCTCGGGACTCTTCCCAAGCTGCGTTCCTGTTTCAGGTTCTTTTGGAGAATCTGGACAACCAGTTCAGTCGTTTTGCACAAGAGAGAGACAGTTTCCTACTGCAGCGTAATTTCAGACGCTACAAACAAAACTTTCAG AAGTATCAAGAGGAGCCATGTACTCTTGCTGCTATTATCAACTGGTTCCTGGTGAAGGAGAAAGAGATCTTGAATGATGCAGAGCTTGCACAGCAA GTGCAGACATTGCAGGTTCAGCCAGCTGCAATGGAGTTGGAGAGCCAGAGACAAATAGAAAAGAAGCTGAAAGAACTTAAGACAAAAGTAGAG GTGATGGAGCACAGCATAAGGTGTTTGGAGGAGCAGCAGGATgagtttgattttaaatatcagACACACCGTATGGACT CTTGCAcagaagaagagaagaaaaagcAGTTAGAAGGGCTTCAGAAGATGCTCAATGCACTTGATAAATGCAGAAGG AACTTCCTGTCTGATATCTCGGTTATGTTGAACACCGCTGATGTTCTGCGCTTAGCGCTCATAAACGAAGAACTGGTGGACTGGAAGCGGAGACAACAGAAGTCCTGCATTGGTGCTCCTGATGATACAAGTCTGGAACACTTAGAGAAATG GTTCACTCAAGTTATAGAGTGCATGTTCCAGCTGCAGAAGTTCTTACAGAAGCTTGATGAGCTGGTAGGAAAGATGACCTATGAAAACGACCCCATCCCAGCCCAAAAGAACTGTTTAAAGAGTAAAGTGGACACTCTGCTGACCCAGCTGATAAAGGG GTCATTTGTTGTAGAATCTCAGCCATTCATGCCACAAGGTCGAGGCCCCCTGGTGCTGCGCACGAATGTCCAGTTCTCTGTCAAAGTCAG ATTGTTATATAAAGCTCCTGAACTCAACCATGTTATGAAGGTGACTGTCTCTGTTAACAA ttctgCTTCACAGCTGAAAGG GTTTCGGAAATTTAATGTGCTGGGTACCTTAAGTAAAGCCCTTAACATGGCTGAGAGCATGAATGGGGGCATGGTTGCTGATTTCAGACATTTG ACATTGAAAGACCAGAAAGTTGGTGGTGGAGGAAAAGGAATCAATGAT CTCTCACTGAGTGTGACTGAAGAACTGCACCAAATAACCTTTCAGACCCAGTTTGACTATCAAGGCCTGTCTGTCCCTTTGGAG ACCTCTTCTCTTCCTGCTGTGGTGATTTCAAACTCCAGTCAGCAGCAGAGTGCTTGGGCGTCTATTCTGTGGTTTAACACCCTCTGTCCAGATCCCGAG AACGTCAAGTTTTTTGAAACCTCTCCTGCAGCCACCTGGCCACAGTTTGGGGAAATGCTAAGTTGGCAGTTTCTCTCCTGTGGGAAACGTGGTCTAGACAATGGCCAGTTGGAGACTCTTGCCATTAAGCTCTTTG GTAAACAACAGAGCTATGACAACTGTAAGATATCCTGGACCAAGTTCAGTAAG GAGAACCTGCCTGATACAAACTTCACACTGTGGGTGTGGCTGGATGGCATTCTAAACTTGGTTAAACTTTACCTGTCAGACCTGTGGAGTGATGG GTCTATAATGGGTTTTGTCAGCAAGGGGAAGGAGAGACTTTTATTGAAGAAGAAGCAGGACGGCACTTTTCTGTTGCGTTTTAGCGAAAGCATCAAAGATGGAGGAATCACATTCAGCTGGGTGCAGTACGGTAACAATG gTGAACCAAGTGTGCAAACAGTGAAGCCTTTCACTAGTGCTGACCTAAAGCAAATTGCTTTACCTGATATCCTCTGCAACTTTCGGATCATGTTAGTGGGAAATGCTCCAGTAAACCCACTGTGTTACCTTTATCCAAACACTCCTAAAGACCAGGCCTTCGGCAAATACTATAGTGAAAAGACTGGAG aGGAGAATCCTTACCTGAAGTACCTCAAAACCAAACTGGTATTCGTCTCTAAAGa GAACGGCTGTTCTGGCGTCAGAGAGGGGCCAGAGTCTGACCTGTTCACACAGGACAGAG ACCCTTCTCCTTCTTCTAATGCGGGTGACGATGATGTGTTGCTCCATGGGTCCGAGAGGTCTCCAATGTTTTCCAGCTCTACCATCGATGCTGAGATGCTTAACATTATTTTGGACAGCGATGCCGAGAGCATGATTCCAGATGAATTTCCTTCAAGCGATCTCCACATTTCACCATCTTGCCTCCAACTACCCTTTCCAGAGTGTGCCTTACTTCCAGAAGCTCTCTCTCCAGAAATGAATGTTAATGACACATTGCAAGAGTTTTTAAACTGTCCAGGCATACTAAATAACATAACCTTGCATATTATGCAGGAAAAGGCAGATGACTTCATCCGTGATCCTGGTTTTCAAGACCATGTCTATCCCAACACACCGCTGACCCCCTGA
- the gpr84 gene encoding G-protein coupled receptor 84 — protein MWNDTDLLRNDTFSCASPSVEGYRYFGVLLGSAVTVVGTIGNILTVLAFATDASLRTRFNVLIVNLAFADLLYCTVLQPVSVDSYLHLHWRGGAIWCRMFGFLLFLSNSVSIITLCLIAMSRYLVVAHRTSSCARLLLSHRGVAGLLITSWLLGLASFAPLWPVYVFAPQVCTCSFHRTKGRPYTTVLLFLYFFLGLGCVGLFYFLIYLKVRVAAKAFLKYRPSRRSSKRKRAEAEGTTDDSGIIAEVSTTQSCEISNSEAGADQNSNKAQAKSEGPKATQEPKNSIQVASETSSKPTPVTIQITPTANSGEDSEFKRVTRMCFTVFLCFVGCFAPFLLLNVTDKGNRAPQVLHMFCANLTWLNSCINPLLYAAMNRQFNQAYKDLLRKAVHPLTWIWRTRRFTIR, from the coding sequence ATGTGGAACGACACGGATCTTCTGAGAAATGACACCTTTTCTTGTGCATCACCATCTGTGGAGGGCTACCGTTATTTCGGCGTCCTCTTAGGATCGGCGGTGACCGTAGTAGGAACCATAGGGAATATTTTGACAGTCCTCGCCTTTGCTACTGATGCCAGCCTGAGGACACGTTTCAATGTTCTTATAGTAAACCTCGCCTTTGCTGACCTTCTATACTGCACTGTGCTCCAACCGGTTAGCGTTGACTCGTACCTGCACCTGCACTGGAGAGGAGGAGCCATCTGGTGCCGGATGTTTGGATTCCTTCTGTTTCTGTCCAACAGTGTGTCTATTATTACATTATGCCTCATCGCTATGAGCCGTTACTTGGTTGTTGCGCATCGCACTTCTAGCTGCGCCCGTCTGCTCCTGTCCCACCGTGGAGTGGCAGGACTTCTCATCACATCCTGGCTCCTTGGTCTGGCCAGTTTCGCCCCACTTTGGCCCGTCTACGTGTTTGCCCCACAAGTGTGCACCTGCAGTTTTCACCGTACTAAAGGGCGGCCTTACACCACCGTTCTGCTCTTCTTGTACTTTTTCTTGGGTCTGGGTTGCGTAGGTCTTTTCTATTTTCTGATCTACCTTAAGGTGCGTGTAGCCGCTAAGGCTTTTCTGAAGTACAGGCCCAGTCGTCGCTCATCAAAACGCAAGCGGGCCGAAGCCGAAGGGACGACAGATGACAGTGGGATCATTGCTGAAGTTTCAACAACTCAAAGCTGTGAGATCAGTAATAGTGAGGCAGGAGCGGACCAGAATAGTAACAAAGCGCAGGCGAAATCTGAAGGCCCCAAAGCCACACAAGAACCCAAAAACTCCATTCAAGTCGCCTCAGAAACGTCTTCTAAACCAACTCCTGTAACAATCCAGATCACTCCAACTGCCAACTCAGGAGAGGACAGTGAATTTAAACGTGTGACTCGGATGTGTTTCACAGTCTTCTTGTGTTTTGTTGGCTGCTTTGCACCTTTTCTGTTGCTGAATGTCACTGATAAGGGGAACCGTGCGCCACAGGTCCTTCATATGTTCTGTGCAAACCTCACTTGGTTAAATAGTTGCATTAACCCTTTGTTGTACGCAGCCATGAACCGACAGTTTAACCAGGCCTACAAAGACCTACTACGTAAGGCTGTCCATCCATTAACCTGGATATGGAGAACCCGTCGGTTCACAATAAGATAA